In a single window of the Amphiura filiformis unplaced genomic scaffold, Afil_fr2py scaffold_55, whole genome shotgun sequence genome:
- the LOC140144456 gene encoding uncharacterized protein, translating to MSEEVTIEIGAEAVADADIDDAVAVAVADAVADEVVTTDLLATEALNAVALAAEAAAAESAAESAAAEVAAAEVAADDDSSVAEKVTVYFENVEENIEKAIKLVRDEGMYVAKAAGQTGVPIKKLEAIVKDMKERGELTMNWDSRRVETTPRVDKEGKVIQRKKRRFVDWNYTTEDVHAAANAVKNGEYSVKGAYKAFKIPVRDIKRAMKGEEVKGRICTPKFIRLRKRGKLTEEEEKVVMEYAFALNKLKHPITYKTMAPLAKQLLKLRDETLADEKGWWIAFVKRHQELEGLYQTPLQLTALANHRHHWAKQYFSRLVEVFENGEFFSKPSRIYACEIEQFEVERWESDCAKLVEVEMLVAANAVGYHVLPPCVVYASEGEDIPDFLGLPEAGFVAAEEKKVSAAILAEWFRSVFLHYLPSRSADDPVMLILKGTNEWLTPELITMAEQQFVHLVPMHSKVLKYLSPIQPLLHSLKEAYKEKLSQYKQTELRRQAESPAKEAFFPVTFRKLFSNCFSMYEIQEVFRTRGVFPLKPDEADLGIKDDPPKQEGKKKKKWIPIKEQYPRSYAEMVKNDIIFVPPPRLVPANIPQMPMTYSTTAGGLFYNHLGVPVQLNQLVGQNQVVAGTNIVRTNWDDSECERNRCAESAVE from the exons ATGTCTGAGGAGGTAACGATAGAAATAGGTGCTGAAGCTGTCGCTGATGCTGACATAGATGATGCTGTAGCTGTTGCTGTAGCAGATGCTGTTGCTGATGAAGTGGTCACTACCGATTTGCTTGCTACCGAGGCACTCAATGCCGTTGCTCTCGCTGCAGAAGCAGCTGCTGCAGAATCAGCTGCAGAATCAGCTGCTGCAGAAGTAGCCGCTGCAGAAGTAGCTGCTGATGATGATTCATCAGTTGCAGAGAAAGTAACAGTGTACTTTGAAAATGTTGAAGAAAATATTGAGAAAGCTATCAAGCTTGTACGTGATGAGGGTATGTACGTGGCGAAAGCTGCAGGACAGACGGGCGTACCCATTAAGAAGCTGGAAGCAATAGTCAAAGATATGAAAGAACGTGGAGAGTTAACAATGAACTGGGACTCAAGACGCGTGGAGACCACGCCGCGCGTAGATAAGGAGGGCAAAGTGATTCAAAGGAAGAAACGGCGATTTGTTGATTGGAATTACACGACAGAAGACGTGCATGCCGCTGCGAATGCAGTGAAAAATGGCGAGTACTCTGTGAAAGGTGCGTACAAGGCGTTTAAGATCCCTGTCCGTGATATAAAGAGAGCGATGAAAGGAGAGGAGGTCAAAGGTCGGATCTGCACGCCTAAATTCATCAGGTTGCGGAAACGAGGTAAACTGACCGAAGAAGAGGAGAAAGTGGTGATGGAGTACGCGTTTGCGTTGAATAAATTAAAACATCCAATCACGTACAAGACCATGGCGCCGTTAGCAAAACAACTTCTGAAGTTACGCGACGAGACGCTGGCAGACGAAAAGGGATGGTGGATTGCGTTTGTCAAGCGCCACCAAGAGTTGGAAGGCCTCTACCAAACCCCGCTGCAGTTAACGGCGTTGGCGAATCACCGACACCACTGGGCCAAACAGTACTTTAGCAGATTAGTTGAAGTGTTTGAGAATGGCGAATTTTTCTCGAAGCCATCACGAATCTATGCCTGTGAAATTGAGCAGTTTGAGGTGGAGCGATGGGAGTCTGATTGTGCCAAGCTGGTTGAGGTGGAGATGTTGGTGGCAGCTAATGCTGTAGGATACCATGTGTTGCCGCCGTGTGTGGTGTATGCCAGCGAGGGAGAAGATATCCCTGACTTTCTGGGGTTACCCGAGGCAGGATTTGTGGCAGCTGAAGAGAAGAAAGTATCGGCAGCTATTTTG gctgAATGGTTCCGCAGTGTGTTCCTTCACTACCTGCCGTCTCGCAGCGCTGATGATCCTGTTATGCTGATCTTAAAAGGGACAAACGAATGGCTTACACCTGAGTTGATAACGATGGCTGAACAACAGTTTGTACACCTAGTGCCCATGCACAGCAAG GTGTTGAAGTATTTGAGTCCAATCCAACCATTGCTGCATAGTCTCAAGGAGGCGTACAAGGAGAAACTGAGTCAATACAAACAAACAGAACTACGTCGTCAAGCTGAGAGCCCGGCCAAAGAAGCGTTCTTCCCTGTCACATTCCGCAAGCTCTTCTCTAATTGCTTCTCAATGTATGAGATCCAGGAGGTGTTTAGGACTAGAG GTGTGTTTCCATTGAAACCAGATGAGGCGGATCTCGGCATCAAAGATGACCCACCAAAACAGGAgggcaagaagaagaagaaatggatACCTATAAAAGAACAATACCCCAGATCCTATGCAGAGATGGTGAAAAATGACATCATATTTGTCCCACCACCACGTCTGGTGCCCGCAAACATACCACAGATGCCTATGACGTATTCCACAACAGCAGGAGGCCTCTTCTATAATCATCTTGGAGTCCCTGTTCAACTGAATCAGCTGGTGGGACAGAATCAAGTAGTTGCAGGGACCAACATCGTGAGGACCAACTGGGATGATAGTGAATGCGAACGGAACCGTTGTGCCGAATCCGCTGTTGAGTAA
- the LOC140144455 gene encoding uncharacterized protein: MIVNANGTVVPNPLLSKVITTQPSVVIPTSVPPLTEAAKNAKLSKAFSPEVLNIAKEVMNRTPVTIVQPQVPKANAETEQVKRSKLSKAFSNDVLSTVIKVAKENEDQERKAELYRTRRSGVLSSTVSESVSETLSTTETNESVTSDTTENSNDASQGDDSQDAANSTSAAPGDSGDASPPILVTIREASETGSIDTQSSEEEQKSMNASQSTVASIPKSPTTRSKAKEIATTSPSTPVKVLSPNTRSASKEIADTSSSTPSGSKGSSLSTRSASKEVTTTSPSTSSKVSSPSTRSVSAPSKEVTTTSPSTPSKASLPGTRSASKKASPDVTSPLSDTPVRSTTRSKGNLMSKLISTGALGTQSDFEEEEEDDDFDPEVVSSDWDSDEERSSSRLQKSPRTKSSDEKSRKKKSQKKKSREETVPAPPPVLPKLTLAPNVTVPTSVVDRIQSMITDNTSLLTTLDEEEEEKKKKPKEPKVKHDPSKESVEARISKAFNADVLSSVLAVKQELAKRPKIPDMYAAPMQTAPALNVLYTLPGGGQVLLPAGSFLPVAQRPVVVNPITQLAPGMTLVPVSTATPVKVGDKSSTAEDSNAAPSGKMKGKGKKQETKEGKKSKGKKESKGKKDTEENEATKNAKSKNKSVKDQAKGTKKSVVDDDDVNKEPSSNQEEIVVRKSARKRSVVMPDTETVTMDDSPTSPKSGSEKLTGARKRKASLLAKQGENAAAKEHAKKIKVENEGSGLSSGRTTRAKRSETKGSDKRVESTGTGKRIRTLKVKMNL, encoded by the coding sequence ATGATAGTGAATGCGAACGGAACCGTTGTGCCGAATCCGCTGTTGAGTAAGGTGATAACGACGCAACCAAGTGTGGTTATACCTACATCTGTGCCTCCCCTTACGGAAGCTGCCAAGAATGCTAAATTATCAAAAGCATTCTCTCCCGAAGTATTAAACATAGCTAAGGAGGTGATGAATCGTACACCCGTTACCATAGTCCAACCACAAGTACCCAAAGCAAATGCCGAGACGGAACAGGTGAAgcgttcaaaactttcaaaagcgTTTAGTAATGACGTATTGAGCACAGTAATCAAAGTGGCTAAGGAAAATGAAGACCAAGAAAGGAAAGCAGAACTTTACCGCACACGGCGGTCTGGCGTTCTATCGTCAACCGTGTCAGAGTCGGTATCCGAAACGCTATCGACAACTGAAACTAACGAGTCTGTGACAAGCGATACAACAGAGAATTCCAACGATGCATCCCAGGGTGACGATTCACAGGATGCAGCCAACTCCACATCAGCCGCTCCCGGTGATTCCGGAGATGCTTCGCCGCCAATACTCGTAACAATCCGGGAAGCATCGGAGACAGGATCAATCGACACCCAGAGTTCTGAAGAAGAACAGAAATCAATGAATGCATCCCAATCTACTGTTGCTAGCATTCCCAAATCACCCACTACTAGGTCTAAAGCAAAAGAGATTGCAACAACCTCACCGAGTACTCCAGTAAAGGTTTTGTCACCAAACACCAGATCAGCATCAAAAGAGATCGCTGATACCTCATCAAGTACGCCATCAGGGTCAAAAGGTTCGTCACTAAGCACCAGATCTGCATCTAAAGAGGTTACGACAACCTCGCCAAGCACTTCATCAAAGGTTTCCTCACCAAGCACCAGATCAGTGTCAGCACCGTCAAAGGAGGTTACGACGACATCACCGAGCACTCCATCAAAGGCTTCTTTACCAGGAACCAGATCAGCATCAAAGAAAGCCTCTCCAGATGTGACTAGTCCTTTATCGGATACACCTGTTAGAAGTACTACAAGGTCAAAGGGCAATTTGATGTCCAAGTTGATATCAACAGGTGCGCTGGGGACGCAATCGGActttgaggaggaggaggaagatgaTGATTTTGACCCTGAGGTCGTTTCATCGGATTGGGACTCGGACGAAGAACGCTCGAGCAGTCGTTTGCAGAAGTCGCCAAGGACAAAGTCCAGTGATGAAAAGTCGCGAAAGAAGAAATCGCAGAAGAAAAAGTCAAGGGAAGAAACGGTGCCTGCACCTCCACCAGTATTACCTAAACTGACTCTAGCTCCAAATGTAACGGTGCCTACTTCAGTTGTGGACCGAATTCAATCAATGATAACGGATAATACGTCGTTACTGACAACACTagatgaagaagaagaggagaagaagaagaaacccaAAGAACCGAAAGTGAAGCATGATCCATCCAAAGAGTCAGTCGAGGCGCGAATATCCAAAGCTTTCAACGCGGATGTTCTCAGCTCAGTATTGGCTGTCAAACAGGAACTAGCAAAACGGCCAAAAATACCGGACATGTACGCTGCACCGATGCAAACAGCGCCAGCATTGAATGTGTTGTATACATTGCCGGGCGGTGGCCAAGTCCTGCTTCCAGCTGGTTCGTTTTTACCGGTTGCACAACGGCCGGTTGTAGTCAATCCTATAACACAGCTTGCTCCAGGAATGACATTAGTGCCTGTAAGTACAGCAACACCGGTAAAAGTTGGCGACAAAAGCTCGACTGCGGAGGATTCAAATGCTGCCCCTTCTGGAAAGATGAAGGGAAAAGgtaaaaagcaagaaacaaaggAAGGTAAAAAAAGTAAAGGTAAAAAAGAATCTAAGGGAAAGAAAGACACAGAAGAAAATGAAGCgacaaaaaatgcaaaaagtaaGAATAAAAGTGTGAAGGATCAAGCAAAAGGAACTAAAAAGAGTGTTGTCGATGATGACGATGTAAACAAAGAACCAAGCTCAAATCAAGAAGAAATCGTAGTTCGCAAATCCGCAAGAAAGCGTTCGGTTGTAATGCCAGATACAGAAACTGTCACCATGGATGACAGTCCGACATCGCCAAAGTCGGGTAGTGAGAAATTAACAGGCGCACGGAAGAGAAAAGCATCGCTTTTGGCGAAACAGGGTGAAAATGCTGCTGCCAAAGAACACGCTAAAAAGATCAAAGTAGAAAACGAAGGGAGTGGTTTGTCATCGGGAAGAACGACACGAGCGAAACGATCAGAAACTAAAGGATCCGATAAACGAGTGGAATCTACAGGGACCGGTAAAAGGATTAGAACTCTGAAGGTGAAAATGAACTTGTGA